The stretch of DNA CCTGGGCGACCGCGGACCTCCCGCGGATGAGGCTGATCCAGGCGATGCTCGGTCGCGAGCTCAGCGAGGCCACCAAGGAGGCGGGTCCTGCGGACCGGCACCGATCCGCCGCCACCGAAGCGGGCGAGGTCGCGCACTTCGAACAATTCGGGAAACCCGGCTACGTCGCGCCCTTCGACCTGACGCTGCGGCGCGGCGAGGTCGTGGGCCTGGCCGGCCTCCTCGGGTCGGGCCGCACCGAGACCGCCCGCCTGCTCTTCGGCGCCGAGATCGCGCAGACGGGCCGGGCCCGCATCGACGGCACGGAGGTCCGGCTGCGCACGCCGCGCGACGCCATCCGCCACCGCTTCGGCTACTGCCCGGAGGAGCGCAAGACCGAAGGCATCATCGCCGAGCTGTCCGTCCGCGAGAACATCGTCCTGGCGCTCCAGGCCCGGCGCGGGCCGTTCCGCCCGATCCCGCGGCGGGAGCAGGAGGCGCTGGCGCGCCGCTACATCGCCATGCTCGACATCCGCCCGCCCGATCCCGAGCGCCCGATCGGCCTGCTGTCCGGCGGCAACCAGCAGAAGGCGCTGCTCGCCCGCTGGCTCGCCACCGAGCCGCGGGTGCTGATCCTCGACGAGCCGACCCGCGGCATCGATGTCGGGGCGCATGCGGAGATCATCCGGCTGATCCGGCGCCTCTGCGACGCGGGGCTCGCCCTCGTCGTCATCTCCTCGGAGCTGGAGGAGATCGTCACCTACGCCGACCGGGTCGTGGTGATGCGCGATCGGACCCAGATCGCCACGCTCGAGGGCGAGGCCGTCGACGTCACCGCGATCCTCAAGGCGATCGCCGGCGACGAGGCCGCGGAGGCCGCCTGACCGATGCATGCCCTCTCTCTCCGCCTCCCCCGCCGCGGCGCCCCGCAGCTCCTCGCCTTCGCGGCGATCCTGCTCGTTGACTGGCTCGTCTCGCCGCAATTCTTCGACCTCAGGATGCAGGGCGGCCGGCTGTTCGGCAGCCTGATCGACGTGTTCAACCGGGGCGCGCCGGTGGCGCTCCTGTCGATCGGCATGGTCCTCGTCGTCGCGACCCGCGGCATCGACCTGTCGGTCGGCGCCGTCATGGCGATCGCGGGCGCGGTCGCCGCGACGCTGGCCGACGGCCACGCCCTGCCGGTGGTGCTCGCGGCCTCGCTCGGCGCCGGGATCCTGTGCGGGGCCTGGAACGGCCTCCTCGTCGCGGTGCTGGGCATCCAGCCGATCATCGCGACGCTGATCCTGATGGTGGCGGGGCGCGGCATCGCGCAGCTCCTCACCGAGGGGCGCATCGTCACCTTCAGCGCCCCGGGGCTCGCCGCCTTCAGCAACGGCGCGGTGTTCGGCCTGCCCGCCCCGATCGTCCTCACCTTCGGCGTCCTCGCCGTCACCGTGCTGGCCGTGCGCGGCACGGCGCTGGGCCTCCTCATCGAGGCCACGGGCGCCAACGCGCGGGCGAGTGCGCTCGCCGGCGTCAGCACCCGCACGACCACGCTCTCGGTCTATGTCTGGAGCGGGTTCTGCGCCGGCCTCGCCGGCCTCGTCACCACCGCCGACATCCTCGGGGCGGACGCCAACAATGCCGGCCTGTGGCTCGAGCTCGACGCGATCCTGGCGGTGGTGATCGCCGGGACCTCGCTCCTGGGCGGCCGGTTCAGCGTGCCGCTCGCGGTGCTCGGCGCCTTCATCATCCAGGCGATGAATACCGGCATCCTGCTCTCGGGCCTGCCCTCGGAATTGAACCTTCTCGTCAAGGCGGTGGTGGTGCTCGCGGTGCTTCTCGTCCAGTCGCCCCGGCTCGCCGGCCTGTCCCTGCTGGTCCGGCGGAGGCCGTCGTGAACCGATATCTCCCCGTCCTGGTCACGGCGCTGGTCTTCGCGGCGGGCTACGCACTCTGCGCCGCGGAGTTCCCGGCCTTCCTGTCGACCCGGGTCGTCGGCAACCTCCTCACCGACAGCGCCTTCCTCGGCATCGTCGCGGTCGGCATGACCGTCGTGATCGTGTCGGGCGGCATCGATCTGTCGATCGGCTCGGTGATCGCCTTCACGGGCGTCTTCCTGGCCATCGCCATCGAGCGCTGGGGCCTGCCGCCGCTCGCCGCCTTTGCCCTCGCGCTCGGGATCGCGGCCGCGTTCGGGGCGGCGATGGGCGGGATCATCGCCTTCCTCGACCTGCCGCCCTTCATCGTGACGCTCGCCGGCATGTTCCTGGCGCGCGGCGCGAGCTTTCTCCTCTCCACCGAATCGATCCCGATCACCGCGCCGTTCTACACCGCCGTGAGCGAGGCGAGCCTGCGCCTGCCCGGCGGCGGCCGGCTCACCGTGATCGCGGCGATCATGCTGGCGGTCTTCCTCGTCGGCGGCCTCGCCCTGCACCTGACGCGCTTCGGCACGGCCGCCTACGCGCTCGGCGGCAACCGCGTCTCTGCCCGGCTGATGGGCCTGCGCACCGGCGCGAGCACGGTGGCGATCTACACCCTGTCGAGCGCGCTGACGGGGCTCGCGGGCATCGTGTTCTCGCTCTACACCTCGTCGGGCAATTCGCTCTCGGCGGTCGGGGTCGAGCTCGACACCATCGCCGCGGTAGTGATCGGCGGGACGCTGCTCACCGGCGGCCAGGGCCTGATGGTCGGCACCTTCCTCGGCGTGATGATCCAGGCCTTGATCGGCACCTACATCACCTTCGACGGCACGCTGTCGAGCTGGTGGGCGAAGATCGCCACGGGTGCGCTGCTGTTCGTCTTCATCGCGCTCCAGCAGGGCCTGTCCGTCCTGGCGGGCCGCGCCCGCCGCCCCGGCCGGGCCTCGCCCCCTCAGGCGGCGGCCACCGGCCCCCTGCCCGCCCGCGTCTTGCCATGAGCGCGGGATTCCCGCTGCCAGGAGGAGGCCGGTCTGTGGATGGGGCGCGGTGGTGGTGCTTTTCCAAGCGCTCGGAGCAGGGACTGGCGGAAGGGGTGGGATTCAAGCGTTCGCCCTGCACATTATAAATATATGATATAAATAGGAAATAAGACTTGGCTCCGGATCGCTGTTGGACGTTTTGTTGGACACTGTCGGGTCTGTCCCCGTTGTGGTTTTCTGCAGTCCGGACGGGTCGCAAGAAAGCAAGGGCCGGTGTGGCCCAAGGGTGGCGACCTGATCCTCAGATCCCGTCCTGACGCGAGCCACGCGCCACCTCGGCCCTCATCTCGTCCCAGAGCGGGTGCTGCAGCTGTACGGCCTCCTCAGCCGGCGCATCGAGCCAAGTGCGCCGCTCCTCAACGGTGGTGAGCAGCACCGGCATAGCCTTCGGATGCTCCGGCCTGACCGCGTCGTTCGCTTCCGTGGTCAGGAACGAGAACAGCGTGTGCTCCTCCTCAACAGGCTCGTCAGTTCAAGGCGTCGCATCCCAATCACATCGGCGCTCACCCCACTCGTGACGCCCCTCTGCAGATACAGCTTGGTTGTCGCAGGTGTCAGCGCTTCCTCATAATATCTCTATAGTAATAAACATCAACAGTAAATCTGGAATCATTGCTATTATCAGGATCCAATTTTTTGCAAATTACGAGGCATCGTTTAGTTTTTTATTTACTTATTGATACTCTGAGTAAGTTCGGAACTATGTGTGTATATCTCACTGGAATAAGTTTCCGCCTCAGACATCCGCCTTGCAGCTTGCGAAGGCGGAATGGTTACGCTAGCCTCAACAGATGGGCTCGTTCTGATGTACTACCACGGTCTTCCACCTCCGAACCTGAGGGGATTGTCGATATGGCCCAGACTCCGCAGAAGCGAACACGGACCAAGCGATCCGAGGAGGTCGTGCCGCCACAGGATGCGGGAGAACCACCGCCTCCTCCCGATGAATCGCGCCCGGTCAGTTCGGGATCTCTCACCACCGCGCTCCTCGCACACGCAGAGGCGTTGAACCGCCTGACAGAGGTCGTTTCAGCCAGGAATGCGCAAGGTTCATCAGCGGACGGCAACGCGCTTTTTGCTCATGCATTCGCAGAGCTGCAAAGTTTTGGGGTGGCTGGTGTCGGAGCGACTGCAATGCCGCTCCAGGCGCCGAATGCATTGCCACCAC from Methylobacterium aquaticum encodes:
- a CDS encoding sugar ABC transporter ATP-binding protein, whose protein sequence is MSSGQADDPPLLAIRGLTKSFAGFPALAGVDLTLQAGEIHALLGENGAGKSTLIKTVTGIVTRDAGTVTLDGTAIAPRSGEAAQGAGIATVYQEVNLLPNLSVAQNLFLNREPTRFGLLRHGEMRRRAAAILAEFDLAIDTSAPLGDYSVAVQHLVAIARAVDLSARVLILDEPTASLDAHEVEVLFRVMRRLAAKGLGIVFVTHFLDQVYAVTDRITVLRNGRLVGSWATADLPRMRLIQAMLGRELSEATKEAGPADRHRSAATEAGEVAHFEQFGKPGYVAPFDLTLRRGEVVGLAGLLGSGRTETARLLFGAEIAQTGRARIDGTEVRLRTPRDAIRHRFGYCPEERKTEGIIAELSVRENIVLALQARRGPFRPIPRREQEALARRYIAMLDIRPPDPERPIGLLSGGNQQKALLARWLATEPRVLILDEPTRGIDVGAHAEIIRLIRRLCDAGLALVVISSELEEIVTYADRVVVMRDRTQIATLEGEAVDVTAILKAIAGDEAAEAA
- a CDS encoding ABC transporter permease encodes the protein MHALSLRLPRRGAPQLLAFAAILLVDWLVSPQFFDLRMQGGRLFGSLIDVFNRGAPVALLSIGMVLVVATRGIDLSVGAVMAIAGAVAATLADGHALPVVLAASLGAGILCGAWNGLLVAVLGIQPIIATLILMVAGRGIAQLLTEGRIVTFSAPGLAAFSNGAVFGLPAPIVLTFGVLAVTVLAVRGTALGLLIEATGANARASALAGVSTRTTTLSVYVWSGFCAGLAGLVTTADILGADANNAGLWLELDAILAVVIAGTSLLGGRFSVPLAVLGAFIIQAMNTGILLSGLPSELNLLVKAVVVLAVLLVQSPRLAGLSLLVRRRPS
- the yjfF gene encoding galactofuranose ABC transporter, permease protein YjfF, whose amino-acid sequence is MNRYLPVLVTALVFAAGYALCAAEFPAFLSTRVVGNLLTDSAFLGIVAVGMTVVIVSGGIDLSIGSVIAFTGVFLAIAIERWGLPPLAAFALALGIAAAFGAAMGGIIAFLDLPPFIVTLAGMFLARGASFLLSTESIPITAPFYTAVSEASLRLPGGGRLTVIAAIMLAVFLVGGLALHLTRFGTAAYALGGNRVSARLMGLRTGASTVAIYTLSSALTGLAGIVFSLYTSSGNSLSAVGVELDTIAAVVIGGTLLTGGQGLMVGTFLGVMIQALIGTYITFDGTLSSWWAKIATGALLFVFIALQQGLSVLAGRARRPGRASPPQAAATGPLPARVLP